In Physeter macrocephalus isolate SW-GA chromosome 2, ASM283717v5, whole genome shotgun sequence, a single window of DNA contains:
- the PTMA gene encoding prothymosin alpha, translated as MSDAAVDTSSEITTKDLKEKKEVVEEAENGREAPANGNANEENGEQEADNEVDEEEEEGGEEEEEEEEGDGEEEDGDEDEEAEAATGKRAAEDDEDDDVDTKKQKTDEDD; from the exons ATGTCAGACGCGGCCGTGGACACCAGCTCCGAAATCACCACCAAG GActtaaaagagaagaaggaagttgTGGAGGAGGCGGAGAATGGGAGAGAGGCACCTGCTAACGGAAATGCT AACGAGGAAAATGGGGAGCAGGAGGCCGACAATGAGGtagatgaagaagaggaggaaggcggggaggaagaggaggaggaggaggaaggtgatg GTGAGGAAGAGGATGGAGATgaagatgaggaggctgaggctgctACAGGCAAACGGGCAGCTGAAGATGACGAG gaTGACGATGTTGACACCAAGAAGCAGAAGACCGATGAGGATGACTAg